Genomic window (Patescibacteria group bacterium):
CGATCGTTGATTGGTATGCATTGTATCCACTACCAGAAATGTTCGTCAATGGATGAATGAAGTTCATAATGCGGGCCTTTTGATACGGCTTAAACGCATAGAACCACAGACCAGAAAATGCCACCAGTCCGACGGCAAATACGGTAAGTAAATGTTTCTTCGAAATACCCGACACCAGCACCATGCCGAGCCAGATACAGAAGATGATCATCGAGCTTCCGAAGTCTGGCTCCACCAATATCAACAAAAACAGGACAAGCGCGTAGAAACCAGAAATAAAAATATGTTTGAAATATGCAATCTCGACATGTCTACGGCTGAAATATTTTGCCAATAAAATAACCAACGCCAACTTGGCAGGATCTGAAGGCTGGATTGCAAAATATCCGAGACTGAACCAGCTCTCTGCGCCTTTGGCGGTATGTCCAAGAGTAAAAAGAATGAGCAGGAGAAAGGCGGCGAGGCCATAGATCAACACCACCACACCGGTACGGCGCAGAAAACGAAAATCGACAAAACTAAAGGAAAAGAACACCACAACTGAAAGTCCGATCCAGATAAGCTGCCGATCGAAGAAGACCTCGTTGCCCGTGAATGAATTCATCGTCACTAGACCAGCAGCGAGAATGGGAATAAGGGCAAGAAAGAGGATCCAATCAATTCCTTTCATTCCTTCTTCTGCGATTTTCCTCACCTGTTCTGTCATACCGGTAACATCTTACCGATCGGCCTGCATCAAGATAGGTACAATTTCCTTTTCAGAGATCTGCACACCGAACGGCTTCGGCCAAGTAAAGACGACAGGTTGGCTAGATTGACCTTCGAGCGAGTCTAAAATCGTACGAGAGGCCGCTACCGCGTTACCATCAACATCGTACAGAATGGCCACGACGGGTACACGATCATAGGCGATAAGCTCTTTGTTTGTAACCTCAGCATTGAGTAGTGGCCTAGAATCTTCGCGTGAAAGCACAATGTTGTTTATCCGCACATCCGGAAAGACGCTTTGCTGGCGAACCCAGTATGGCTTCGTGCGGAATTCGAAAGATACCCGCGCAGGAATCTGCTTGCCAGATGGTACGTTTGCCTCAAACACTGGGAGCGACTTATTGGGCGGCAAATTCACCTTGCCAGTACGTTCGCTAATCAGCACATGTTCGGAGTTGTATAGCCGGAAGATATATGGGACTTGGATAGCGGCGGAACCGAGGTTCGGGTTCTGCACATACGCAATAACATTGTAGGCCCCAGGACCAACCTCGAATGAACGTTGCCAGAGTACGATGGGGTCAAGCTCCTTCTCTTGACAGAGATTCACGCATGGCCCACCACAGTCAACACCTTGTTCGGCCTGATTCATCTTACCGTCGGTACAAGTCGGCGGACGATACAGTATGTAAGTGGTAGGGGCGGCAATGAACAGCAATACAGCCGCCACGAAAGCCAGAGTGTAGAGAGTTTTTCGTTTGGCGCTCCAGGACAACATTGGCGAAGGGGTAATAGATAGCTAGTAAGGACGGATGTGTAATTCGTTTCGATATTCGTAATTGCCCATCATACCACCACGATACA
Coding sequences:
- the rodA gene encoding rod shape-determining protein RodA, with protein sequence MKGIDWILFLALIPILAAGLVTMNSFTGNEVFFDRQLIWIGLSVVVFFSFSFVDFRFLRRTGVVVLIYGLAAFLLLILFTLGHTAKGAESWFSLGYFAIQPSDPAKLALVILLAKYFSRRHVEIAYFKHIFISGFYALVLFLLILVEPDFGSSMIIFCIWLGMVLVSGISKKHLLTVFAVGLVAFSGLWFYAFKPYQKARIMNFIHPLTNISGSGYNAYQSTIAIGSGGLLGKGVGYGTQSRLHFLPEHQTDFIFAAFAEEWGFVGVLILFFLFGVVIWRILLNAMHGVSNFEILYGTGLAIYIMAHLLINVGMNMGILPVTGLVAPFMSYGGSHLLTEFAGLGILMGMRRYRRAAHKELMKNEFLGI